GGAAAACCCCGACGTCACGATCGTCGACGTCGGCGGCCCCGATGCGGACGGTCTCGCCGGGTACCTCCTCGGCCTGGCCACACCGCTGCGGGTCCTGTCCCCGGACGCCGTACGGGAAGCCCTCCTGCGCCGTACCCGGCAACTGTTCGAGGACAACGGCGGCGGGTCCGCCCCTGGACGCGGCTGATCTCGAAGAGCCGGCTCTCGCGGCCCGGGCCCGGCCCGTCGGAGGGACACGGAGGAACGGTTGCTCAGAAGTTGACGGGCGGCAGCGGAAGGGGCAGTCCGGGAAGGCCGTCGATGCTCTGTGCGATGTGGTCCTTCTTGGCGAAGTACGCGCTCAGCGAAGCGTCATCCTCACGCGAGAAGCGCTTGGCGTGCAGGTCGCGGTCTTCGTCGTACGACATGAAGGGAACCCCGTACCCGCAGGAGTCACGGATGAGTTCGGCCGTCACCACGATGATCGCGCGCAGCCCGTGCAGAGCGGGGTCGATGGCCGGGAAGTGTGCGAGCAGTTCCTCGAAGCGCGGGTCGTCACGGAAGACGGGCTCGCCCCGACCGTGCACCCGGACGATGTTGGGCGCCCCCTGGAAAGCGCACCACATCAACGTGACCCGCCCGTTCTCCCGCAGGTGCGCGAT
This Streptomyces sp. NBC_00539 DNA region includes the following protein-coding sequences:
- a CDS encoding pyridoxamine 5'-phosphate oxidase family protein, which produces MGKTYTRIDGRLRTFIEQQPMFFTATAPLAGDGTVNLSPKGLQGSFAVLDEERVAYLDFAGSTAETIAHLRENGRVTLMWCAFQGAPNIVRVHGRGEPVFRDDPRFEELLAHFPAIDPALHGLRAIIVVTAELIRDSCGYGVPFMSYDEDRDLHAKRFSREDDASLSAYFAKKDHIAQSIDGLPGLPLPLPPVNF